A window of the Pseudomonas sp. B21_DOA genome harbors these coding sequences:
- a CDS encoding FadR family transcriptional regulator, which yields MKRSLVDQALEQLRQRINSGAWQVGERLPTEPELCAELGISRNTVREAMRVLAFSGLIEIRQGDGSYLRAVVDPLDTLKALSRCSLEQARETRHILEVEAIGLAALRRTDEDLAALREALGTSGSHYHGDLDTYIACDLVFHRRLVDAAHNPTLSELYRYFSSIVGAQLRQTLNISPRRQEVFDLHIDLLDAVEQRDPERAKALSRQLINEP from the coding sequence ATCAAGCGATCCCTGGTCGATCAGGCGCTGGAACAGCTACGCCAGCGCATCAACAGCGGTGCGTGGCAGGTCGGCGAGCGCTTGCCTACCGAGCCGGAGCTGTGTGCCGAACTGGGCATCAGCCGCAATACCGTGCGTGAGGCGATGCGTGTTCTGGCGTTCTCCGGGCTGATTGAAATTCGTCAGGGCGACGGCAGTTATCTTCGTGCGGTGGTCGATCCGCTGGATACGCTGAAAGCGTTGTCCCGCTGTTCGTTGGAGCAGGCCCGGGAGACCCGACACATCCTTGAGGTCGAGGCCATCGGCCTGGCAGCATTGCGCCGTACCGATGAGGATCTGGCGGCGCTACGCGAAGCGCTCGGCACCAGCGGCAGCCACTATCACGGTGATCTCGACACTTACATCGCCTGCGATCTGGTGTTTCATCGGCGACTGGTCGACGCCGCGCACAACCCGACCCTCAGCGAGTTGTATCGCTACTTTTCCAGCATCGTCGGCGCGCAATTGCGCCAGACCCTGAATATCTCCCCGCGCCGTCAGGAAGTGTTCGATCTGCACATCGACTTGCTCGATGCGGTCGAGCAACGCGACCCGGAACGGGCCAAAGCCTTGTCGAGGCAGTTGATCAATGAACCTTGA
- a CDS encoding amino acid ABC transporter ATP-binding protein, whose amino-acid sequence MSEAIKKPVGPEGIIQMQGVNKWYGQFHVLKDINLNVKQGERIVLCGPSGSGKSTTIRCLNRLEEHQQGRIVVDGVELTNDLKQIEAIRREVGMVFQHFNLFPHLTILQNCTLAPMWVRKMPKRKAEEIAMHYLERVRIPEQAHKYPGQLSGGQQQRVAIARALCMKPKIMLFDEPTSALDPEMVKEVLDTMIGLAEDGMTMLCVTHEMGFARTVANRVIFMDKGEIVEQAAPNDFFDNPQNDRTKLFLSQILH is encoded by the coding sequence ATGAGCGAAGCAATCAAAAAGCCTGTGGGTCCGGAAGGCATCATCCAGATGCAGGGCGTGAACAAGTGGTACGGCCAGTTTCACGTACTCAAGGACATCAACCTCAACGTCAAACAGGGCGAGCGCATCGTCCTGTGTGGCCCGTCGGGCTCCGGTAAATCCACCACGATTCGTTGCCTGAATCGTCTGGAAGAGCACCAGCAGGGCCGCATTGTCGTCGATGGCGTGGAACTGACCAACGACCTCAAGCAGATCGAAGCGATCCGCCGCGAAGTCGGCATGGTGTTTCAGCACTTCAATCTGTTCCCGCACCTGACCATTCTGCAGAACTGCACCCTGGCGCCGATGTGGGTGCGCAAGATGCCCAAGCGCAAGGCCGAAGAAATTGCCATGCACTACCTGGAACGCGTACGCATTCCGGAGCAGGCGCACAAATACCCGGGGCAACTGTCCGGCGGTCAGCAACAGCGTGTGGCGATTGCCCGCGCCCTGTGCATGAAGCCGAAAATCATGCTGTTCGACGAACCGACTTCAGCACTCGATCCGGAGATGGTGAAGGAAGTGCTCGACACCATGATCGGTCTGGCCGAAGACGGCATGACCATGCTCTGCGTGACCCACGAAATGGGCTTCGCCCGCACCGTGGCCAATCGCGTGATCTTCATGGACAAGGGCGAAATCGTTGAGCAGGCGGCGCCGAATGACTTCTTCGACAATCCGCAGAATGACCGGACCAAGTTGTTCTTGAGTCAGATTTTGCATTGA
- the rhlB gene encoding ATP-dependent RNA helicase RhlB, whose amino-acid sequence MTVLKALKKMFGKSEAEQLAPVPSAPSHAPGHRSDAPQVDRPAPVATPKPEEKPAAAAPIAAEPVRSEAPKPARPRREPKPKAPVIPWKLEDFVVEPQEGKTRFHDFKLAPELMHAIQDLGFPYCTPIQAQVLGFTLAGKDAIGRAQTGTGKTAAFLISIITQLLQTPPPKERYMGEPRALIIAPTRELVVQIAKDAADLTKYTGLNVMTFVGGMDFDKQLKHLEARHCDILVATPGRLLDFNQRGDVHLDMVEVMVLDEADRMLDMGFIPQVRQIIRQTPPKSERQTLLFSATFTEDVMNLAKQWTTDPAIVEIEITNVANENVEQHIYAVAAADKYKLLYNLVNDNGWERVIVFANRKDEVRRIEERLVRDGINAAQLSGDVPQHKRIKTLEGFREGKIRVLVATDVAGRGIHIDGISHVINFTLPEVPDDYVHRIGRTGRAGADGVSISFAGEDDSYQLPSIEEKLGRKISCETPPTHLLRAVERKRPQ is encoded by the coding sequence ATGACCGTGCTCAAAGCACTCAAGAAAATGTTCGGTAAAAGCGAGGCTGAGCAGCTCGCGCCAGTTCCCAGTGCGCCGTCGCACGCCCCCGGTCATCGCAGCGATGCCCCGCAGGTCGACCGCCCCGCTCCCGTAGCGACACCGAAGCCAGAAGAAAAACCTGCTGCGGCAGCACCAATCGCTGCAGAGCCTGTGCGCAGCGAAGCGCCAAAACCGGCCAGACCGCGTCGCGAACCAAAGCCCAAGGCACCGGTCATTCCGTGGAAACTCGAAGACTTCGTCGTCGAGCCACAGGAGGGCAAAACCCGCTTTCACGATTTCAAGCTTGCTCCGGAACTGATGCACGCCATCCAGGACTTGGGCTTTCCCTATTGCACGCCGATCCAGGCGCAGGTACTGGGCTTCACCCTTGCCGGCAAAGACGCCATTGGCCGCGCGCAAACCGGCACCGGCAAGACTGCCGCATTCCTGATCTCGATCATTACCCAGTTGCTGCAGACGCCGCCGCCGAAAGAGCGCTACATGGGCGAGCCGCGTGCGCTGATCATCGCGCCGACCCGCGAGCTGGTGGTGCAGATCGCCAAGGACGCCGCTGACCTGACCAAGTACACCGGTCTCAACGTGATGACGTTCGTCGGCGGCATGGATTTCGACAAACAGCTCAAGCACCTCGAAGCGCGCCACTGCGACATTCTTGTTGCGACGCCGGGGCGTTTGCTCGACTTCAACCAGCGCGGCGACGTGCATCTGGACATGGTTGAAGTGATGGTGCTGGACGAAGCCGACCGTATGCTCGACATGGGTTTCATCCCGCAGGTGCGGCAAATCATTCGCCAGACCCCACCGAAGTCCGAACGCCAGACTTTGCTGTTCTCGGCGACCTTCACCGAAGACGTGATGAATCTGGCCAAGCAATGGACCACCGATCCGGCCATCGTCGAAATCGAAATCACCAACGTCGCCAACGAGAACGTCGAGCAGCACATCTACGCCGTGGCCGCTGCCGACAAATACAAGCTGCTCTACAACCTGGTCAACGATAACGGTTGGGAGCGGGTGATCGTGTTTGCCAACCGCAAGGACGAAGTGCGCCGTATCGAAGAGCGCCTGGTGCGCGACGGCATCAATGCCGCGCAACTGTCTGGCGACGTGCCGCAGCACAAGCGCATCAAGACCCTGGAAGGTTTCCGCGAAGGCAAGATCCGCGTGCTGGTGGCCACCGATGTGGCCGGTCGCGGCATTCACATCGACGGCATCAGCCACGTGATCAACTTCACCCTGCCGGAAGTCCCGGACGACTACGTGCACCGCATCGGCCGTACCGGTCGCGCCGGCGCTGACGGTGTGTCGATCAGCTTTGCCGGCGAAGACGACTCCTATCAGTTGCCGTCCATCGAAGAAAAACTCGGTCGCAAGATCAGTTGCGAAACGCCGCCGACGCATCTGTTGCGCGCGGTTGAGCGCAAGCGCCCGCAGTAA
- a CDS encoding amino acid ABC transporter permease — translation MSTHTFKPDMPPPNSSIGVVAWMRANMFSSWLNTLLTLFAFYLIYLVVPPILSWAIVDANWVGTTRADCTKEGACWVFIQQRFGQFMYGYYPTDLRWRVDLTVWLAVIGAAPLFISRVPRKAVYGLSFLVLYPIIAFTLLHGGFGLTTVPTSQWGGLMLTLVIATVGIAGALPLGIVLALGRRSNMPAIRVVCVTFIEFWRGVPLITVLFMSSVMLPLFLPEGMNFDKLLRALIGVILFQSAYVAEVVRGGLQAIPKGQYEAAAAMGLGYWRSMGLVILPQALKLVIPGIVNTFIALFKDTSLVIIIGLFDLLNSVKQAAADPKWLGMATEGYVFAALVFWIFCFGMSRYSMHLERKLDTGHKR, via the coding sequence ATGAGTACTCATACTTTCAAACCCGACATGCCTCCACCCAACAGCAGCATCGGTGTGGTGGCGTGGATGCGCGCGAACATGTTCTCCAGCTGGCTCAACACTCTGCTGACCCTGTTCGCGTTTTACCTGATCTACCTGGTCGTGCCACCGATCCTCAGTTGGGCGATCGTCGACGCCAACTGGGTCGGCACCACACGCGCCGACTGCACCAAGGAAGGCGCCTGCTGGGTGTTCATTCAGCAGCGTTTCGGCCAGTTCATGTACGGCTACTACCCGACTGACCTTCGCTGGCGCGTCGACCTGACCGTGTGGCTGGCGGTCATTGGCGCAGCACCGCTGTTCATCTCGCGCGTGCCGCGTAAAGCGGTGTACGGCCTGAGCTTCCTGGTGCTGTACCCGATCATCGCCTTCACTTTGCTGCATGGCGGTTTCGGTCTGACCACCGTGCCGACCAGCCAGTGGGGCGGCCTGATGCTGACCCTGGTGATCGCCACCGTCGGCATCGCCGGAGCATTGCCGCTGGGCATCGTGCTGGCGCTGGGACGACGTTCGAACATGCCGGCGATTCGTGTGGTCTGCGTGACCTTCATCGAGTTCTGGCGCGGCGTGCCGTTGATCACGGTGTTGTTCATGTCCTCGGTGATGCTGCCGCTGTTCCTGCCCGAAGGCATGAACTTCGACAAGCTGCTGCGGGCGCTGATCGGGGTGATCCTGTTCCAGTCGGCCTACGTCGCCGAAGTGGTGCGCGGTGGTCTGCAGGCGATTCCCAAAGGGCAGTACGAAGCGGCTGCCGCGATGGGCCTCGGTTACTGGCGGTCGATGGGCCTGGTGATTCTGCCCCAAGCGCTGAAGCTGGTGATCCCGGGCATCGTCAACACGTTCATTGCGCTGTTCAAGGACACCAGCCTGGTGATCATCATCGGTCTGTTCGACCTGCTCAACAGCGTCAAGCAAGCTGCTGCCGACCCGAAATGGCTGGGCATGGCTACCGAAGGCTATGTGTTCGCCGCCCTGGTGTTCTGGATTTTCTGTTTTGGTATGTCGCGCTATTCCATGCATCTGGAACGCAAGCTCGACACTGGCCACAAGCGTTAG
- a CDS encoding CynX/NimT family MFS transporter, translating to MNLETEKTMSRSELSTASKRTRELEELLIDAEADDEQVQQSHPLVKRPWLLLLGLILVALNLRPALSSMAPLLSEVSRSLGLSAAQAGLLTTLPVLCLGLFAPLAPILARRFGAERVVLGILLTLAGGIILRSNFGEIGLFAGSVLGGASIGIVGVLLPGIVKRDFAKHAGTMTGVYTMALCLGAAMAAGSTVPLSEHFGNSWAMGLGFWVIPALVAAVFWLPQVGSKHGAHNVAYRVRGLLRDPLAWQVTLYMGLQSSLAYIVFGWLPSILIGRGLTPTQAGLVLSGSVIIQLASSLAAPWLATRGKDQRLAIVVVMALTLAGLFGCLYAPIEGLWGWAILLGLGQGGTFSLALTLIVLRSRDSHVAANLSSMSQGFGYTLASMGPFAVGVVHDWTGGWNALGWIFGIIGAGAILAGLGAGRALYVQVQSEKI from the coding sequence ATGAACCTTGAAACCGAGAAGACCATGTCCCGCAGTGAGTTATCCACAGCGTCGAAACGCACCCGCGAACTTGAAGAGCTGCTGATCGATGCCGAGGCTGATGACGAGCAGGTGCAGCAAAGCCATCCGTTGGTGAAACGTCCATGGTTGCTGCTGCTCGGGCTGATTCTGGTGGCGCTGAACCTGCGCCCGGCGTTGTCGAGCATGGCGCCATTGCTTAGCGAGGTCTCCAGGAGTCTCGGGCTGTCTGCGGCGCAGGCGGGATTGCTGACCACGTTGCCGGTGCTGTGCCTGGGCTTGTTCGCACCGCTGGCGCCGATTCTGGCGCGGCGTTTCGGTGCTGAGCGCGTGGTGCTGGGGATTCTGCTGACGTTGGCCGGCGGCATCATCCTGCGCAGCAATTTCGGCGAGATCGGCCTGTTCGCCGGCAGCGTCCTTGGCGGCGCCAGCATCGGCATCGTCGGCGTGCTGCTGCCGGGCATCGTCAAGCGCGACTTCGCCAAACACGCCGGGACCATGACCGGCGTCTACACCATGGCCCTGTGCCTGGGCGCAGCGATGGCTGCGGGTTCGACCGTTCCGCTGAGTGAACACTTCGGCAACAGCTGGGCGATGGGCCTGGGCTTCTGGGTGATTCCGGCATTGGTGGCGGCGGTTTTCTGGCTGCCACAAGTTGGCTCCAAACATGGCGCACACAACGTCGCCTATCGCGTGCGCGGGTTGCTGCGTGATCCGCTGGCCTGGCAGGTGACCTTGTACATGGGCCTGCAATCGTCGCTGGCCTACATCGTGTTTGGCTGGTTGCCGTCGATCCTCATCGGGCGCGGGCTTACACCGACTCAGGCCGGATTGGTGCTGTCCGGTTCGGTGATCATTCAGCTGGCCAGTTCGCTGGCCGCGCCGTGGCTGGCGACCCGTGGCAAGGATCAGCGTCTGGCGATCGTGGTGGTCATGGCGCTGACCCTGGCCGGCCTGTTCGGCTGCCTGTACGCACCGATCGAAGGTCTGTGGGGCTGGGCGATTCTGCTCGGTCTGGGGCAGGGCGGTACGTTCAGTCTGGCCCTGACCCTGATCGTGCTGCGCTCGCGTGATTCCCATGTCGCGGCGAACCTGTCGAGCATGTCCCAGGGTTTTGGCTACACCCTGGCGTCCATGGGGCCGTTCGCCGTGGGTGTGGTCCATGACTGGACCGGCGGCTGGAATGCGCTGGGCTGGATTTTCGGCATTATCGGCGCCGGTGCAATCCTCGCCGGGCTAGGTGCCGGCCGGGCGCTGTATGTGCAGGTGCAAAGCGAAAAGATCTGA
- a CDS encoding nuclear transport factor 2 family protein, which yields MSEAHSALITRFYQAFQRLDAEAMAACYTDDVVFSDPAFGELRGRDAGDMWRMLTTRAKDFSLTFDNVRADERSGGAHWVATYLFSQTGNIVINDIQARFVFRDGKICEHHDHFDLWRWSRQALGFKGLLLGWTPLVRNAVRAQARKGLKAFQAGR from the coding sequence TTGAGCGAAGCCCATAGCGCCCTGATCACCCGCTTCTACCAAGCCTTTCAGCGCCTTGACGCAGAGGCCATGGCCGCCTGCTACACCGATGACGTGGTCTTCAGCGATCCGGCCTTTGGTGAACTGCGCGGGCGCGATGCCGGCGACATGTGGCGCATGCTGACTACCCGCGCCAAGGATTTCTCCCTGACCTTCGACAACGTCCGCGCCGACGAACGCAGCGGCGGCGCACACTGGGTCGCGACCTACCTGTTCAGCCAGACCGGCAACATCGTCATCAACGATATCCAGGCGCGTTTCGTGTTCCGTGACGGCAAGATCTGTGAGCACCACGACCACTTCGATCTGTGGCGCTGGTCGCGCCAGGCGCTCGGTTTCAAAGGCCTGCTGCTGGGCTGGACGCCGCTGGTGCGCAACGCCGTGCGCGCCCAGGCGCGCAAGGGACTGAAGGCATTTCAGGCCGGGCGCTGA
- a CDS encoding amino acid ABC transporter permease: MQNSIGAPKQRFSLSDPRVRAWLFQIITVVAVVSLGWYLFDNTQTNLQHRGITSGFSFLERSAGFGIAQHLIDYTEADSYARVFVIGLLNTLLVTFIGVILATILGFIVGVARLSQNWIIAKLATVYVEVFRNIPPLLQILFWYFAVFLTMPGPRNSHNFGDTFFVSSRGLNMPAALAADGFWAFVISIVLAIVGIVLMCRWANKRFEETGVPFHKFWTGLAILLVIPTLCAVIFGAPLHWEMPELKGFNFVGGWVLIPELLALTLALTVYTAAFIAEIVRSGIKSVSHGQTEAARSLGLRNGPTLRKVIIPQALRVIIPPLTSQYLNLAKNSSLAAGIGYPEMVSLFAGTVLNQTGQAIEVIAITMSVYLAISISISLLMNWYNKRIALIER; this comes from the coding sequence ATGCAAAATTCTATCGGCGCACCAAAGCAGAGGTTCAGCCTCAGCGATCCACGAGTGCGTGCGTGGCTATTCCAGATCATCACCGTTGTGGCGGTGGTCTCGCTTGGCTGGTACCTGTTCGACAATACCCAAACCAACCTTCAGCACCGGGGCATCACTTCCGGTTTCAGCTTTCTGGAGCGCAGTGCCGGGTTCGGCATCGCTCAACACCTGATCGACTACACCGAAGCGGACAGCTACGCGCGGGTGTTTGTCATCGGCCTGCTCAACACCCTGTTGGTGACTTTTATCGGCGTGATCCTGGCGACGATCCTCGGTTTCATCGTCGGCGTGGCGCGGCTGTCGCAGAACTGGATCATCGCCAAACTGGCGACGGTGTATGTGGAAGTATTCCGCAACATTCCGCCGCTGCTGCAGATCCTGTTCTGGTACTTCGCGGTGTTCCTGACCATGCCGGGGCCGCGCAACAGCCACAACTTTGGCGACACCTTCTTCGTCAGCAGCCGTGGCCTGAACATGCCGGCCGCACTCGCCGCTGACGGCTTCTGGGCCTTCGTGATCAGCATCGTGCTGGCCATAGTCGGCATCGTGCTGATGTGCCGCTGGGCCAACAAGCGCTTCGAAGAAACCGGCGTACCGTTCCACAAGTTCTGGACCGGCCTGGCAATTTTGCTGGTGATCCCGACCCTGTGCGCGGTGATCTTCGGTGCTCCGCTGCACTGGGAAATGCCCGAGCTCAAGGGCTTCAACTTTGTCGGCGGCTGGGTGCTGATCCCGGAACTGCTGGCGTTGACCCTGGCACTCACTGTGTACACCGCAGCGTTCATCGCTGAGATCGTGCGTTCCGGGATCAAGTCGGTCAGCCACGGCCAGACCGAAGCGGCGCGTTCGCTTGGCCTGCGCAACGGCCCGACCCTGCGCAAGGTGATCATCCCGCAAGCCCTGCGCGTGATCATTCCGCCGCTGACCAGCCAATACCTCAACCTGGCGAAAAACTCCTCGCTGGCCGCCGGTATCGGTTATCCGGAAATGGTTTCGCTGTTCGCCGGCACCGTGCTCAACCAGACCGGGCAGGCCATCGAAGTGATTGCCATCACCATGAGCGTGTACCTGGCGATCAGTATCAGCATTTCCCTGCTGATGAACTGGTACAACAAGCGCATTGCGCTGATCGAGCGGTAA
- a CDS encoding alpha/beta fold hydrolase — translation MTEPLILQPVKPADACVIWLHGLGADRYDFLPVAEALQESLLSTRFVLPQAPTRPVTINGGYAMPSWYDIKAMSPARAIDRDELEASADRIVELIENERASGIDASRIFLAGFSQGGAVVLHTAFLKWQGPLGGVLALSTYAPTFSDELELSASQQRIPVLSLHGQFDNVVQNSMGRSAYEHLKKHGVTVTWQEYPMEHEVLPEEIRDIGVWLSERLR, via the coding sequence ATGACCGAGCCCTTGATTCTTCAGCCTGTTAAGCCCGCAGACGCCTGCGTGATCTGGCTGCACGGCCTCGGCGCCGACCGCTATGACTTCCTGCCGGTAGCCGAGGCGTTGCAGGAAAGTCTGTTGAGCACACGCTTTGTGCTGCCGCAGGCACCGACCCGTCCTGTGACGATAAATGGCGGATATGCCATGCCCAGCTGGTACGACATCAAGGCCATGAGTCCGGCCCGAGCGATCGATCGCGACGAACTGGAAGCCTCGGCGGATCGCATCGTCGAACTGATCGAAAACGAGCGCGCCAGCGGAATAGACGCCTCGCGGATTTTTCTTGCCGGGTTTTCGCAAGGCGGCGCGGTGGTACTGCACACCGCTTTTCTGAAATGGCAGGGACCGTTGGGTGGGGTGCTGGCGCTGTCGACTTACGCACCGACTTTCAGCGATGAACTGGAATTGTCCGCCAGTCAGCAGCGCATTCCGGTGCTGTCGCTGCATGGCCAGTTCGATAACGTGGTGCAAAACTCGATGGGCCGCAGCGCTTATGAGCATTTGAAGAAGCATGGTGTCACCGTGACATGGCAGGAATACCCAATGGAGCACGAAGTGTTACCTGAAGAGATTCGCGACATCGGCGTCTGGCTGAGCGAACGCCTGCGCTGA
- a CDS encoding GIY-YIG nuclease family protein, with protein MTSLSEQSVDAAEPVSKSWFVYLVRAANGSLYCGISDDPVRRFAKHQSGKGARFFLSSPAMALVYTELCRDKSDALRQERLIKKLRKSAKECLVASYQSD; from the coding sequence GTGACCAGTCTTAGCGAACAATCCGTCGATGCTGCCGAGCCAGTGAGCAAATCCTGGTTCGTCTACCTCGTGCGTGCCGCCAATGGCTCCTTGTACTGCGGAATCAGCGACGACCCCGTACGCCGTTTCGCCAAGCACCAAAGCGGCAAGGGCGCGCGGTTCTTTCTTTCCAGCCCGGCGATGGCGCTGGTCTACACCGAACTGTGCCGCGACAAAAGCGATGCTTTGCGCCAGGAACGGCTGATCAAGAAGCTGCGCAAAAGCGCCAAGGAATGCCTCGTCGCGTCTTATCAATCTGACTGA
- a CDS encoding type II toxin-antitoxin system MqsR family toxin yields MEKNTPHYDLGAVKQEVIRLGAKAFTGTAMSSGKRMGLNLKRMQQAICLLERRMFYKSMTCYTNHRDWQDVYHIGLYDVELYIKITYCPNGGPPVISFKEKNL; encoded by the coding sequence ATGGAAAAGAACACACCCCATTACGATTTGGGAGCGGTGAAACAAGAGGTCATCAGGCTGGGCGCGAAAGCTTTTACAGGAACTGCGATGAGCTCGGGCAAACGCATGGGGTTAAACCTGAAACGAATGCAGCAGGCTATCTGCTTGCTGGAGCGCCGGATGTTCTACAAGTCCATGACTTGCTACACCAATCACCGAGACTGGCAGGACGTTTACCACATTGGACTTTACGACGTGGAGCTGTACATAAAAATCACCTACTGCCCCAACGGCGGTCCTCCCGTGATCTCTTTCAAGGAGAAGAACCTATGA
- a CDS encoding type II toxin-antitoxin system MqsA family antitoxin produces MNTRQCMSCGTQDAMQHFERRSMAVDYKNVSRRVHDIAGWECNACGEIIFDNNTDSAERYCDAGDKLLEECLQVMGAEMKRIRRKLHLTQKEAVKLLSGGGHNAFSRYERGELPPPQPLFNLMRLLDRHPHLLAEIQAMNEGTDLRRLLTARFPEQETAPVF; encoded by the coding sequence ATGAATACACGGCAATGCATGAGCTGTGGCACCCAAGATGCGATGCAGCATTTCGAACGTCGCAGTATGGCTGTCGACTACAAAAACGTCTCACGTCGGGTGCACGACATTGCAGGATGGGAATGCAACGCCTGCGGTGAGATCATTTTTGATAACAACACTGACAGCGCCGAACGCTATTGCGACGCCGGCGATAAATTGCTCGAAGAGTGCTTACAAGTGATGGGCGCCGAGATGAAACGCATCCGCCGTAAATTACATCTCACCCAAAAAGAGGCAGTCAAATTGCTATCGGGTGGAGGGCACAACGCTTTTTCCCGCTACGAACGCGGCGAGCTTCCACCGCCTCAACCCTTGTTCAATCTTATGCGCCTGCTGGATCGTCACCCTCATCTGCTCGCCGAAATACAGGCGATGAACGAAGGCACTGACTTGCGGCGGCTGCTGACCGCGCGCTTCCCGGAGCAGGAGACGGCACCGGTGTTCTGA